Part of the SAR324 cluster bacterium genome, AACCAGGAGAAATCCGCCAACGCACAAGAGCTTGATTTTAGTCACTCGTTGATGGTGTCGCAGAATTTTATCTGGTTGCGCGGCACACTCCGCAATAAAATCCACACGCTCTTTGATGCCGTAGTGATGCCAGTTGGGTTCTTCAGGACGGATTCCGTTCAATCGGCCTACATTCAACAGCGCCTGATATATTCCGGAAAACAATCCTTGTTCCACAGCGCAGCAATCAGCCTGACGTTCGAAATTTCGACTTAGATATCCCAATCCAAACCTGAAAAACACCAAAATTCCTAACAATGGCAACAGCCCTTGCAGGACAGGCGAAATTTTCCATTCAAATAGCCATTCCGCACTGCTGAGCAACAGCATCAAAACGGTCATGACTTCAATGACAAAGGAAAAGGCCAGAATGAAATAAAACAGATGTCGATGCCTCAAATGTCCAGCTTCATGAGCCACGACAGCCCGCAGTTCTTCCAGGCTGAGGGTATGAATCAATACCTCGCTGATCAACAAATAGCGGCATCCGGGAACAATTCCGATAACTCCGGCCGTGATACTGTTGATGATGCCGGCAGGCCATATCATGACATTTGCCACACTGACATGATTTTTCTGGATCTCATGCTGTATGAATTCATGAAATGGCTGAATCCTGAGCGGACGAGCGCCCCAGCAGACGATGGTGATGAATGGCGAAGTCACAATCAGCATCATAATGGCTGACAGGCCCTGCAGGATATAATTCGAGAGAGACGCGGTGTCTCCTGTGATCATTTCCATGATGGTAAACCAGCCGCTTTGAAGCAGTGAGATCACCAGAATAGGCATCTGTAAACGAAGATGTCGGATAAACGTGTTCTGGATGGATTGTCTGGATCGTCCCGGAAAAGAAAAGGCCACCAGAATTCCGTCTGCCAGCCAGTATTCAAAAATCAGAAATATCATGGCAACAGGAGATCCCATGGTGTAATTATCCATGAAGTTTGCCAGTTGAAATCCGGTGTCACTCAGATAATTCAGACCAAACCATCCGCTCCATAGAATAAATCTTGAAAGAGTAGGGTAAAGCGGGAAAGATGTGCCAAATTTTCTGACAGTGAGAATCAGCAAAGCTGTCAGCAGGATAAACAGTTCTCCAGCCTCCACAGGTGGAAGATGGCCGATGGATACATCTGCTGGAGCGATGAGTAGCACAGAACTTCCCAAGGCCATGATTAACGGCAGAAACGGAAAAAACATTTGACTCCTAAAAAACACATTCATGAGAACTATGGAATACTCAGCCAATGTACACACAATTCAGCACGATGGAAAAACAATTTTTCTTATAGGCACCGCTCATATTTCACAAAACAGTGTGAATGAGGTCAACCAGGTGATTCAGGCCGAAAACCCGGATGTCGTTTGCGTGGAATTGTGTGCTTCCCGGTTTGAAGCGTTGTCTCAGGAGGAACAGTGGCAAAACATGGATATTTTCAAAGTGGTTAAGGAGAAAAAAACCTTTTTGCTGATGGCCACACTGATCCTGTCTTCTTTTCAGAAAAAACTGGGTGATCAGATCGGTGTCAAGCCTGGCGCTGAAATGCTGGAAGCGGCTGAGACCGCCAAGAGTGTCGGTGCTCGTGTGGAATTGATTGACCGTGATGTGCGACTGACATTGCAACGTATCTGGGGCAATTTATCATTCTGGGAAAAAACCAAACTGCTCAACCAATTGATCATGGGGATTGTTATTCACGAAGAAATCACCGAGGATGAAATTGAAAAACTGAAAGAAGTGGACATGATGACACAGGCCATGCAACAACTGGCGGATCACTTTCCTCAAATCAAACAAACACTGATTGATGAACGGGATCAGTATATGGCAGAAAAACTGAGGCAGATTGAGGGAAATAAAATTGTGGCTGTTGTCGGTGCTGGTCATGTGCCGGGAATGCTCCGCGAAATGGGACAGGAACATGATTTCAACGAGCTTGAAAGCAAGCCGCCTCCCGGTAAATGGGGCCGCCTCCTGAAATGGGGAATCCCCGGTGTGATCATTGGTATCATTACCTATGGTTTTTTGAGACTGGATTCTCAGGTGAGTACAGAAATGATTTTTCGCTGGTTCTGGATCAATGGATCGCTCTCCGCCCTGGGAACCATGATCGCGATGGGGCATCCTGTCACATGGCTTACCGCCTTTGTCGCGGCACCTTTCACATCACTCAACCCGACTATTGCGGCAGGCTGGGTCGCGGGAATGGTGGAGTTAATGATACGAAAACCCCAGGTCAAGGATTTTGAATTTCTGGGGGAAGACATTCAACATTTCAAAGGATTCTGGACCAACCGGATCACACGGACTCTGATGGTTGTCATTCTGGCCAATGTTGGCAGTAGCATTGGAACTATTCTGGGTGGAATGGCTGTTGTGTCCCTGTTGAAATAAAAAAATCCGCAATGGATTTCAGGTGGTTTCCTTGTGGTTCTACGGCTACCAACTTAACCCGATACAGATGGTCTTAAAATTGTAGACAAAATTGTACGTCCTGCCTGACCTTGCATGGGTTCTCTAATTCATTGAATTTACAAAGTGGATCGGCTTACGTTGATAGCCGTGAAATGGAGTTTCAACTCACATCATAAAATAAAAATACCTGCACAGTCGAAATGTTTTACAACTCCCTACGATTACATTCCTCTCTGGCCTATCAAAACCCTGTGGAAGCTGAAAAAAGGGCTTCTGCCAGTTGATCTCCCCCAAAGAGATCTTTGCCTCCGGCGGCCAAAGCTCTCACTGTTCTGGATTCTGGATCCGATTGAAATGATCGGGAAGAACCTGATTCCATTTTGACTTACCACCACAGCCACCTAAAAAAATGTGCTGAATTTGAACTTGGAGATTTCTTGACAATCTGATAGAGTTTGCTGGCTTGGCTCAAAACAGGGTAATACTTTTCATGGAATGAAAGAACTATATCACATCATATCAAAAGTTTATCGTTCTATTGAAGCTTGAAAGTTTTACCTTCCGACTTGTGAAATTGAACCATGCCAGTTTGCCGCGTTTCTTACTAAGAATATTATCTTATCTGGATAAAGCATTCAGATTTCAAAAACTCACCCTTTTTATGGGGTATAAAATAATGAATTTTAATTTGACTTTCACTCCGATCTATTTGGTTCCACCGCAAGCAAGCAAGCAAGCAAGCAAGCAAGCAAGCAAGCAAGCAAGCAAGCAAGCAAGCAAGCAAGCAAGCAGTTTATATACGGAATAACTAAAAAAATTTCATTTCCTGAAGCCTCTCTTTTTTCCCGGAGTCTCTCCCTTTTCAATTTTCTCCAACCGCCCATCTTCAATTCTTCCTGAGAAAGAACAACGCCTTTTGACTATTCAAATGTTGTTTTTTGTTTCCCCAATCTCTCAGAAAGGATTTCCTATGAAAAAATCTATAATACGCCTTCTTCCATTTTTGATGTTGCTCCTGGTGAGCGCATGCTCTTCTGCTTTAACGACTCCCGTGGTTCAGGAAGGAACCAAAACCGAAAGCCAACCCGAGTGGGTCCGCACACTGGGGCGGTATGCCACAGGTATTGGAGCAATCGGTAGCGCTCCGCAATCTCCATTGGGAACACAAACCCAGCGGAATCAGGCCATCATGACCGCCCGGAATCAGTTAGCGGCTCAACTCCAGACGATTTTGCAGAACGCCGCCACCGAAACGGAAAAGCAACTTCAGGAAGCATCCCCTTCCAGAGCCAGTGTCATTGCTTCTGTGTTTACTGAAAATACGACTCGTCAGATTGCCAATGAGGTGCTGGTGGGATCGACCCCGATTGAACAGTGGAAAGATCCTCAAAGCAACGAACTTTATGTGTGGGTGGTGATTGAAGAAAAAAACGCGATTCCCCAGATTCGGGCATCCATGAGCAAAAAACTCTCAGCGGCAGGAGCCGAGCATCAGGAATCTCTCACCCTCATGGATCAGAATATTGATAAAGGTTATGAACAACTGGGTAAAAAACGTCCCTGAGTCAGGAGTTTATGAAAACGTACTTTCACATCCAATCTCCATGTTTCGGGAGGATTCTTCTACTGGGACTGTGTCTGTTTCTGTCAGGCTTTTGGACACCGATTCAGGCCCAGCCGATTCAGGCTCCCAGGTTCCGGTTGTCCAATCTGGAGGGAACCCCGTTTTATTCCACCAAAGCCAAAGGGCAGGTGATCGTGGTCTCATTTTTTTTTACACGCTGTCCCCCTTGTATCAAGGAAATGCCGGAACTCTATCAGTTCATGCAACGGAAAGGACTCTTGCGGAACCTGCTGTTTGTGGATTCTTACGTGGAAGGACTGGGAATTCAGGACGCTCCTGACACTGAAAAAGACATCCGTCTCTTTGTTCAAACGTTGGGGATTCCTGAAGCTAATACCTATCATGACAGGATGGGAGCCATGACTAAAAATTTTGCCAATCTGGAGCTGTTTCCACAGGCCAAAAAATCGGAAACGCTACTGGTCTTTCCCACGATTGTCATCATAGACAGGCAGGGGCAGGTGGCTTATGTTCAGGAAGGTTCTGATACCAAAATCTTTGAGATCCTGGAGAGGCTGTTATGAACGGAGACTTCTGGAAACGTACCCTCTGGTCTTGCGTCATCATCGGGGGACTATTCCTGCTTTTGATCGGGTGCCGGTCTTCGGAACCCTCGACTCAGGAAATCCTGAATCAGGCATCGGCTCGTCAGCAACAAGACATGGTGCAGGCGGGAATGCTTTCTCCTTCGCAGAATCCGGTAGCTTCGCCACTCCCCTCAACCGGGAATGCCGATCAACAACAACTTCAACTGGCAGAACATGCTCATCAGCAAAGTCTGGAGCGTGCAGGAATGCGGCCCCAGCCCCCTGATTTCAATCCGGGAGTGGGGGCGGTGACCAATCAGATCACGGAAGGCGATCAATCCCCGGCGTGGGTCAACCGGCTTCCGGCAGATGACGAATATTTCTATGGACTTTCCTTTCTGAGTTGCCCGGAAAAGCCCAACCAGTGTCGGGAAAAAGCGGAAACGCAGGCACGGGCGAATCTGAGCCAACAGTTTTCGGTGCGGATTCAATCGGAAACCCGCCTGATTGAAAAATCCCTACGTTCCAAGCAAACCACTGCCTTTGAAAAGGATTATCAAAATCAGATTCAGGAAAAAAGCGAGACGCTGAAACTGGAGGAGGTGAGCTTTGAACACTTCTATCTGAAACCGTCCCAGGAACTTCAGACGTTAGCGAAAATGCCCAAAAAAGACCGCTGGGAACGTGAACTGCTGGCGCTGCTTCAGAAAGTCTTGCCCAAGCTTCCAGAAAAACTTCAGGTGGGGTACTTTGACGTTCTGGGCGAGCCTCAGGAAAGTATGCTTTCGTTTCACACCGGTGAGTTTTGGGTTCAGGAGTTGATCCACCTGAATCGTGCTGAAACAGTGTTTCAGCCCAAAAAATGGGGAGAAACGCCCAATCTGTACTGGGAACGACTCCAGAAATCCGAAAATCCGGCTCCTGTGCTACATGGCCGGTATTGGGTGGGAGAGGATGGTGTGGAACTGACCGTGTTTCTGAAAGAAAACGCTCAGGAACCACGGTTTCTGGACAAAATCCGCTTCCGCACCAGCTCCAGGTTCAAGGAATTCTCCAGCACCCGGCGTTTGGGCGTTCAGGTCTGTGAGGCCTGTCAGTCTTATCCCAAACTGTTTTTGACGGGGAGTTTCCCCAAGCCGGAATCGCTCCCGGGGCAAGGAGAGATTCTGCAAGTGAGTCTGCGGGAACTGGCTCGCAGACTTCAGGAAACCGGGTTTTCCCTCTGGAACCCTGAAGCACCTGCCGGTGGGGCGGAACTTCAGGATAAAAAAGGAAACCTTCGGCGGCAACAGCCCCTTCCCAAAGATGCGGACGGACTCCTCCTAACGGTCTCTCTTTCCGGCAAATCCCAGTCCCAGTCAGGGTTTGTCTATCAGGGCTTAACGCTGGTATCCCTGACCTATTCGGTATATCAGCCGGAGGGAACGCTCCGCTGGAGTCACACTTTTGAGGCACGCCGGTTTCTGGTGGAAGAACCGACAACGCTCTCTCCTGAAGCCTTGAAAGAAGCGTTTCTGAAAACGGCCCAAAAAGGGCTTCAGGAATCCTGGGACATTCTTGTACAGGAACTTCTGAAACTGAACGCGCCCTCAGGCACTCCAGCCCGGAGGATGCCATGACTCCCATGAGGCAGGTGTTCAAAAGTTTGGTGTGGATTTATTGGTTGGGATTCGCCGGGTCGTCCTGGCTCTATGCCCAGATGCCCAGCGCTGTGGTGTATCCCATCAAATTTCTGGCGTTGCCCGATCAAAAACTGCAAATCAGCCTGAATAACCATGTCAAAACCCAACTGGGATATTACTTTACGCTCAAATCCGAAGCGGAACTCAAAAAAGCCACTCTTGATGTCCAGAATGAACTGGAATCCAGTCAATGCACTGAAGATCAGTGTATCAAAAAGATCGGGGAAAACTTGCAGGCGGAATATTCCTTTCAGGTGGGAATCACCCGAATCGAACCGGATTGGGACATTTCGATCCAGAAAGTGGATTTGATGGAAGATACCACCGCTTCTGCCAATGAACTATGCTCTGCGTGTACATTGGAAAAAGCCAGAAGCCTGCTCCGGGGCATGATCCTGTCCTTACGAACCGGAACCCTGCAAATCGGCAAGGCGTCTCTTTCGATGACCAGTGATC contains:
- a CDS encoding M48 family metalloprotease, encoding MFFPFLPLIMALGSSVLLIAPADVSIGHLPPVEAGELFILLTALLILTVRKFGTSFPLYPTLSRFILWSGWFGLNYLSDTGFQLANFMDNYTMGSPVAMIFLIFEYWLADGILVAFSFPGRSRQSIQNTFIRHLRLQMPILVISLLQSGWFTIMEMITGDTASLSNYILQGLSAIMMLIVTSPFITIVCWGARPLRIQPFHEFIQHEIQKNHVSVANVMIWPAGIINSITAGVIGIVPGCRYLLISEVLIHTLSLEELRAVVAHEAGHLRHRHLFYFILAFSFVIEVMTVLMLLLSSAEWLFEWKISPVLQGLLPLLGILVFFRFGLGYLSRNFERQADCCAVEQGLFSGIYQALLNVGRLNGIRPEEPNWHHYGIKERVDFIAECAAQPDKILRHHQRVTKIKLLCVGGFLLVFSLNLGLMSDYSQYHLLKYKLDQVRESPRPQDLALMYEWAGASFSRQDIPEAIKTYRRIVEIFPDQASALNNLAWLLLQEHSDDPEVRKESIQLTLKALEYDHSAYIWDTLAEAYYASNNLDLAFNAATNAWNQAQEQTSVNPSQDYYKERLEKFRKSAEAQDKNKTRSSML
- a CDS encoding TraB/GumN family protein is translated as MEYSANVHTIQHDGKTIFLIGTAHISQNSVNEVNQVIQAENPDVVCVELCASRFEALSQEEQWQNMDIFKVVKEKKTFLLMATLILSSFQKKLGDQIGVKPGAEMLEAAETAKSVGARVELIDRDVRLTLQRIWGNLSFWEKTKLLNQLIMGIVIHEEITEDEIEKLKEVDMMTQAMQQLADHFPQIKQTLIDERDQYMAEKLRQIEGNKIVAVVGAGHVPGMLREMGQEHDFNELESKPPPGKWGRLLKWGIPGVIIGIITYGFLRLDSQVSTEMIFRWFWINGSLSALGTMIAMGHPVTWLTAFVAAPFTSLNPTIAAGWVAGMVELMIRKPQVKDFEFLGEDIQHFKGFWTNRITRTLMVVILANVGSSIGTILGGMAVVSLLK
- a CDS encoding LPP20 family lipoprotein, yielding MKKSIIRLLPFLMLLLVSACSSALTTPVVQEGTKTESQPEWVRTLGRYATGIGAIGSAPQSPLGTQTQRNQAIMTARNQLAAQLQTILQNAATETEKQLQEASPSRASVIASVFTENTTRQIANEVLVGSTPIEQWKDPQSNELYVWVVIEEKNAIPQIRASMSKKLSAAGAEHQESLTLMDQNIDKGYEQLGKKRP
- a CDS encoding TlpA family protein disulfide reductase is translated as MKTYFHIQSPCFGRILLLGLCLFLSGFWTPIQAQPIQAPRFRLSNLEGTPFYSTKAKGQVIVVSFFFTRCPPCIKEMPELYQFMQRKGLLRNLLFVDSYVEGLGIQDAPDTEKDIRLFVQTLGIPEANTYHDRMGAMTKNFANLELFPQAKKSETLLVFPTIVIIDRQGQVAYVQEGSDTKIFEILERLL